CTTCGCGGTGTCCACCGGCGGGTAGATGAGGTCAGACTCCCGCTGGTGGTAGGCACGGACCCTTTGCCTGGTCGTCTCCGAGATCGCGACGATGCGGTCGACCTGCCGAACCGACCGCTGGTCCAGCCTGCGGTGAACGCCTGCCCAGAGGCGGAAGGCCTGCCTGGTCACCGGGTCCTGCCGCCGAAGGAAGGTGTCGTACAGGTCGTAGAAGGCCCGCACCGGAGTATAACAGTACCAGAGGTTCGGGTGATGACAGTGCGCCGCATAATGGCTCCAGTTCCCGGTGAAGATAAAAAAATCATAGTCGTCCGAGAGATCACAGGAGGAAAAAGATCGTGTCGCGGAGATCTGCTTCAAAGGGGGAAATTTTATTGTTTTCCCCAGGCTGATGACAGGGACGGACATGTCCATCTTCTCAACGGCATCGACGTCGGTGGTGATGATGTCGGCACCGAGCACCTGCGCCAGAGTGACGACGACCTTCTCCCCGCCGCCGATAGCCCCGAAATAGTCATGGAAGATGGCTGTCTTCATGCCCGCTTCTTCTCGTCCATGAAGTAGTTGAGCTGGTCCCGGACGATATCTCCAACACTGTACGTCGAGGCGAAGCCAAGTTTCCGCAACTTCGTGATGTCTGCCATCAGGATCGGAACCTCGGCAG
The window above is part of the Methanofollis sp. genome. Proteins encoded here:
- a CDS encoding glycosyltransferase encodes the protein MKTAIFHDYFGAIGGGEKVVVTLAQVLGADIITTDVDAVEKMDMSVPVISLGKTIKFPPLKQISATRSFSSCDLSDDYDFFIFTGNWSHYAAHCHHPNLWYCYTPVRAFYDLYDTFLRRQDPVTRQAFRLWAGVHRRLDQRSVRQVDRIVAISETTRQRVRAYHQRESDLIYPPVDTAKFSCREYGDFWLSVNRLYPEKRIELQIEAFRRMPEEKLVIVGGYAAGDHAAGYARKIQANLPPNVEVRGEIPEADLLDLYSRCRGLVCTAMDEDFGLTPIEAMASGKPVVAVDEGGFRETVTPETGVLVEADAANIRDAVLAVSKEPEQYREACSGRAEVFALPRFADQIRAVVNDGV